A window of the Tursiops truncatus isolate mTurTru1 chromosome 14, mTurTru1.mat.Y, whole genome shotgun sequence genome harbors these coding sequences:
- the GPATCH11 gene encoding G patch domain-containing protein 11 isoform X1, producing MQDLKLQLRIRLCILRRSQGNSYTQWFCHMKLKMAEEEDYMSDSFINVQEDIRPGLPMLRQIREAHRKEEKQQEANLKNKRKSLKEEEQERRDIGLKNALGCENKGFALLQKMGYKSGQALGKSGDGIVEPIPLNVKTGKSGIGHEALLKRKAEEKLESYRRKIHMKKEVEERAAEQFRMRLKNKQDEMKLEGDLRRSQRACQQLDTQKNIQVPREAWYWLRLEEETEEEEEEEKEQDEDEYKSEDLSVLEKLQILTSYLREEHLYCIWCGTAYDDKEDLSSNCPGPTSADHD from the exons atgcaggacCTCAAGCTCCAGCTCAGAATCAGACTCTGCATTTTAAGAAGATCCCAGGGCAATTCATATACACA ATGGTTTTGCCATATGAAGCTGAAAATGGCAGAAGAGGAGGACTATATGTCTGATTCCTTCATTAATGTCCA AGAAGATATCAGACCAGGCTTGCCAATGCTGAGGCAAATCCGAGAAGCccatagaaaagaagaaaagcaacaggaagctaatttgaaaaataagcggaagagtttaaaagaagaagaacaagagAGACGTGACATTGGACTGAAGAATGCACTAGGCTGTGAAAACAAAGGATTTGCTTTGCTCCAGAAGATGGGATATAAAAGTGGTCAGGCCCTCGGCAAAAGTG gagacgGTATTGTTGAACCAATTCCTCTTAATGTCAAAACAG GAAAAAGTGGCATTGGTCATGAGGCATTACTAAAACggaaagcagaggaaaaattGGAAAGCTACAGAAGAAAGATTCACATgaaaaaagaagttgaagaaaGAGCTGCAGAACAGTTTCG AATGCGACTTAAAAATAAGCAAGATGAAATGAAGCTAGAAGGAGATCTTAGAAGAAGCCAGAGAGCCTGTCAACAGTTGGATACTCAGAAG AATATTCAGGTTCCCAGGGAGGCATGGTACTGGTTGAGGcttgaagaggaaactgaagaagaggaagaggaagaaaaagaacaagatgaaGATGAATATAAGAGTGAAGACTTAAGT GTActggaaaaattacaaatattgaCTAGTTATTTAAGAGAAGAACATCTGTATTGTATTTGGTGTGGAACAGCCTATGATG ATAAAGAAGACCTGTCTTCAAATTGCCCAGGACCAACTTCTGCAGATCATGACTAA
- the GPATCH11 gene encoding G patch domain-containing protein 11 isoform X5, giving the protein MSRDGIVEPIPLNVKTGKSGIGHEALLKRKAEEKLESYRRKIHMKKEVEERAAEQFRMRLKNKQDEMKLEGDLRRSQRACQQLDTQKNIQVPREAWYWLRLEEETEEEEEEEKEQDEDEYKSEDLSVLEKLQILTSYLREEHLYCIWCGTAYDDKEDLSSNCPGPTSADHD; this is encoded by the exons ATGTCCA gagacgGTATTGTTGAACCAATTCCTCTTAATGTCAAAACAG GAAAAAGTGGCATTGGTCATGAGGCATTACTAAAACggaaagcagaggaaaaattGGAAAGCTACAGAAGAAAGATTCACATgaaaaaagaagttgaagaaaGAGCTGCAGAACAGTTTCG AATGCGACTTAAAAATAAGCAAGATGAAATGAAGCTAGAAGGAGATCTTAGAAGAAGCCAGAGAGCCTGTCAACAGTTGGATACTCAGAAG AATATTCAGGTTCCCAGGGAGGCATGGTACTGGTTGAGGcttgaagaggaaactgaagaagaggaagaggaagaaaaagaacaagatgaaGATGAATATAAGAGTGAAGACTTAAGT GTActggaaaaattacaaatattgaCTAGTTATTTAAGAGAAGAACATCTGTATTGTATTTGGTGTGGAACAGCCTATGATG ATAAAGAAGACCTGTCTTCAAATTGCCCAGGACCAACTTCTGCAGATCATGACTAA
- the GPATCH11 gene encoding G patch domain-containing protein 11 isoform X2: MKLKMAEEEDYMSDSFINVQEDIRPGLPMLRQIREAHRKEEKQQEANLKNKRKSLKEEEQERRDIGLKNALGCENKGFALLQKMGYKSGQALGKSGDGIVEPIPLNVKTGKSGIGHEALLKRKAEEKLESYRRKIHMKKEVEERAAEQFRMRLKNKQDEMKLEGDLRRSQRACQQLDTQKNIQVPREAWYWLRLEEETEEEEEEEKEQDEDEYKSEDLSVLEKLQILTSYLREEHLYCIWCGTAYDDKEDLSSNCPGPTSADHD; the protein is encoded by the exons ATGAAGCTGAAAATGGCAGAAGAGGAGGACTATATGTCTGATTCCTTCATTAATGTCCA AGAAGATATCAGACCAGGCTTGCCAATGCTGAGGCAAATCCGAGAAGCccatagaaaagaagaaaagcaacaggaagctaatttgaaaaataagcggaagagtttaaaagaagaagaacaagagAGACGTGACATTGGACTGAAGAATGCACTAGGCTGTGAAAACAAAGGATTTGCTTTGCTCCAGAAGATGGGATATAAAAGTGGTCAGGCCCTCGGCAAAAGTG gagacgGTATTGTTGAACCAATTCCTCTTAATGTCAAAACAG GAAAAAGTGGCATTGGTCATGAGGCATTACTAAAACggaaagcagaggaaaaattGGAAAGCTACAGAAGAAAGATTCACATgaaaaaagaagttgaagaaaGAGCTGCAGAACAGTTTCG AATGCGACTTAAAAATAAGCAAGATGAAATGAAGCTAGAAGGAGATCTTAGAAGAAGCCAGAGAGCCTGTCAACAGTTGGATACTCAGAAG AATATTCAGGTTCCCAGGGAGGCATGGTACTGGTTGAGGcttgaagaggaaactgaagaagaggaagaggaagaaaaagaacaagatgaaGATGAATATAAGAGTGAAGACTTAAGT GTActggaaaaattacaaatattgaCTAGTTATTTAAGAGAAGAACATCTGTATTGTATTTGGTGTGGAACAGCCTATGATG ATAAAGAAGACCTGTCTTCAAATTGCCCAGGACCAACTTCTGCAGATCATGACTAA
- the GPATCH11 gene encoding G patch domain-containing protein 11 isoform X3 yields MQDLKLQLRIRLCILRRSQGNSYTQWFCHMKLKMAEEEDYMSDSFINVQEDIRPGLPMLRQIREAHRKEEKQQEANLKNKRKSLKEEEQERRDIGLKNALGCENKGFALLQKMGYKSGQALGKSGDGIVEPIPLNVKTGKSGIGHEALLKRKAEEKLESYRRKIHMKKEVEERAAEQFRMRLKNKQDEMKLEGDLRRSQRACQQLDTQKVLEKLQILTSYLREEHLYCIWCGTAYDDKEDLSSNCPGPTSADHD; encoded by the exons atgcaggacCTCAAGCTCCAGCTCAGAATCAGACTCTGCATTTTAAGAAGATCCCAGGGCAATTCATATACACA ATGGTTTTGCCATATGAAGCTGAAAATGGCAGAAGAGGAGGACTATATGTCTGATTCCTTCATTAATGTCCA AGAAGATATCAGACCAGGCTTGCCAATGCTGAGGCAAATCCGAGAAGCccatagaaaagaagaaaagcaacaggaagctaatttgaaaaataagcggaagagtttaaaagaagaagaacaagagAGACGTGACATTGGACTGAAGAATGCACTAGGCTGTGAAAACAAAGGATTTGCTTTGCTCCAGAAGATGGGATATAAAAGTGGTCAGGCCCTCGGCAAAAGTG gagacgGTATTGTTGAACCAATTCCTCTTAATGTCAAAACAG GAAAAAGTGGCATTGGTCATGAGGCATTACTAAAACggaaagcagaggaaaaattGGAAAGCTACAGAAGAAAGATTCACATgaaaaaagaagttgaagaaaGAGCTGCAGAACAGTTTCG AATGCGACTTAAAAATAAGCAAGATGAAATGAAGCTAGAAGGAGATCTTAGAAGAAGCCAGAGAGCCTGTCAACAGTTGGATACTCAGAAG GTActggaaaaattacaaatattgaCTAGTTATTTAAGAGAAGAACATCTGTATTGTATTTGGTGTGGAACAGCCTATGATG ATAAAGAAGACCTGTCTTCAAATTGCCCAGGACCAACTTCTGCAGATCATGACTAA
- the GPATCH11 gene encoding G patch domain-containing protein 11 isoform X4 encodes MQDLKLQLRIRLCILRRSQGNSYTQWFCHMKLKMAEEEDYMSDSFINVQEDIRPGLPMLRQIREAHRKEEKQQEANLKNKRKSLKEEEQERRDIGLKNALGCENKGFALLQKMGYKSGQALGKSGDGIVEPIPLNVKTGKSGIGHEALLKRKAEEKLESYRRKIHMKKEVEERAAEQFRMRLKNKQDEMKLEGDLRRSQRACQQLDTQKGTWVQSLVREDSTCCRATKPVRHNY; translated from the exons atgcaggacCTCAAGCTCCAGCTCAGAATCAGACTCTGCATTTTAAGAAGATCCCAGGGCAATTCATATACACA ATGGTTTTGCCATATGAAGCTGAAAATGGCAGAAGAGGAGGACTATATGTCTGATTCCTTCATTAATGTCCA AGAAGATATCAGACCAGGCTTGCCAATGCTGAGGCAAATCCGAGAAGCccatagaaaagaagaaaagcaacaggaagctaatttgaaaaataagcggaagagtttaaaagaagaagaacaagagAGACGTGACATTGGACTGAAGAATGCACTAGGCTGTGAAAACAAAGGATTTGCTTTGCTCCAGAAGATGGGATATAAAAGTGGTCAGGCCCTCGGCAAAAGTG gagacgGTATTGTTGAACCAATTCCTCTTAATGTCAAAACAG GAAAAAGTGGCATTGGTCATGAGGCATTACTAAAACggaaagcagaggaaaaattGGAAAGCTACAGAAGAAAGATTCACATgaaaaaagaagttgaagaaaGAGCTGCAGAACAGTTTCG AATGCGACTTAAAAATAAGCAAGATGAAATGAAGCTAGAAGGAGATCTTAGAAGAAGCCAGAGAGCCTGTCAACAGTTGGATACTCAGAAG gggacatgggttcaatccctggtccgggaagattccacatgctgcagagcaactaagcccgtgcgccacaattactaa